One segment of Maledivibacter sp. DNA contains the following:
- a CDS encoding DUF1361 domain-containing protein, producing MLLKRDMLDFLHKDRIKNGLSPLIKTLGVVSLVGFMMIVFRVLNEKNIRFAFLIWNLFLAWVPLFLSLGINHINKNMKYGAKKTIYLLFLGFSWLMFFPNAPYIVTDVIHLSIYNYYHNISEYAYNFNTDFMIWYDLILIMLFIFTGYIVGHISLYNMHKIIEEKLEKVVGWIFVCIVSFLSGFAIYLGRFLRLNSWEMASNPVNLIKAILASINIGSIKFTLMFGFFIFLIYIVMYNLSFLKNE from the coding sequence ATGCTGTTAAAAAGGGATATGCTAGATTTTCTACATAAAGATAGAATAAAAAATGGATTGAGTCCACTAATAAAAACCCTAGGAGTTGTGTCCCTAGTTGGGTTTATGATGATAGTTTTTAGGGTTCTAAATGAGAAAAATATTAGGTTCGCTTTTCTAATATGGAATCTTTTTTTAGCCTGGGTTCCACTTTTTTTATCCCTAGGAATCAATCATATAAATAAAAATATGAAATACGGGGCTAAGAAAACAATATATCTGCTATTCTTAGGCTTTAGCTGGTTAATGTTTTTTCCAAATGCACCTTATATAGTTACTGACGTAATTCATTTAAGCATTTATAACTACTATCACAATATATCCGAGTATGCATACAATTTTAATACTGATTTCATGATTTGGTATGATCTTATCTTAATTATGCTCTTTATATTTACTGGGTATATAGTGGGTCATATTTCCCTATACAATATGCACAAAATAATTGAAGAAAAGCTTGAGAAAGTGGTAGGCTGGATATTTGTATGTATTGTTTCTTTTTTAAGCGGATTTGCCATATATTTGGGAAGATTCCTTCGCCTCAATAGCTGGGAAATGGCATCTAATCCAGTGAATCTAATTAAAGCAATATTGGCTAGTATAAACATAGGATCGATTAAGTTTACATTGATGTTCGGCTTTTTTATATTTCTAATATATATTGTTATGTATAATCTAAGTTTTTTAAAAAATGAGTAA
- a CDS encoding GNAT family N-acetyltransferase gives MKKYKLKNGKMIVVREGYGEDANRVVRYIERVASESDNLTFGEGEFNTSIEDEARFINECRKSKNALFLLAECEGEIIGCLTFSGGNRPRIKHYGEFGITVLKKYWGLGVGKILINYLIEWAKTFGTIKKINLKVKSDNTKAIALYRKLGFVKEGNISKFFYYGGRFYDVYVMGLEID, from the coding sequence TTGAAAAAATATAAATTAAAAAATGGTAAAATGATAGTAGTTAGAGAAGGATATGGTGAGGATGCCAATAGGGTGGTCAGATATATTGAAAGGGTAGCTTCAGAAAGTGACAATTTGACCTTTGGGGAAGGTGAATTCAATACTAGTATAGAGGACGAAGCAAGGTTCATCAATGAATGTAGAAAAAGTAAAAATGCCTTGTTTTTGCTTGCCGAATGTGAGGGAGAAATAATAGGATGCTTGACATTTTCAGGAGGCAATCGGCCTAGAATAAAGCATTATGGTGAATTTGGTATAACTGTTTTAAAAAAATATTGGGGACTTGGAGTTGGAAAGATATTAATTAATTATTTGATTGAATGGGCTAAGACCTTTGGAACAATTAAAAAGATAAATTTAAAGGTAAAGTCAGATAATACAAAGGCCATAGCATTATATAGAAAGCTGGGTTTTGTGAAGGAAGGAAACATCTCAAAGTTCTTCTATTATGGAGGACGGTTCTATGATGTTTATGTTATGGGACTTGAAATAGATTAA
- a CDS encoding DUF1653 domain-containing protein produces MEKTKALIGKKYKHYKGGIYRIINMAIHTETNEVLVIYQGLETGKVWARPKEMFEEAVEIHGKSRNRFQELNQ; encoded by the coding sequence ATGGAGAAAACAAAGGCTTTAATTGGCAAGAAATATAAGCATTATAAAGGCGGGATTTACAGGATTATAAATATGGCAATACATACAGAAACAAACGAAGTATTAGTTATATATCAAGGATTAGAAACGGGTAAAGTGTGGGCTAGACCCAAGGAAATGTTTGAGGAAGCTGTAGAAATTCATGGCAAAAGTAGGAATAGATTTCAAGAATTGAACCAATAA
- a CDS encoding DUF4097 domain-containing protein has translation MKEKKIGIFTLAVSLILLGGIFLLNNFIDINVYHILSIAWPVFIILLGLEIVFSRILFGSKDGRISISGKSVFFIILIVCITCFFSVFDRFPLYIDMGGDFLPIAYKNETTVNKDMTIETKGKKKLKIINGFGDVNVKKGDIKDIKVDMMVSMKHNYEEEEAQKIASNMLEVINDSGDTIKMINKRDKYTANNEVNNLEVNLDITIPYDMELDITNKYGEIMVNDCSNLAVISNKHGNIFIDTIKGDVDIKNSYGEVEIKNIDGNVNVENKHGKVFANNVTKDMDIDVEYGKIKVNEIGGNVEITNVHETIEAEKIGKNLTIESRYCRIDIDGIKGDLNINGKHGNILGKKIDGGVKVTNEYGSIKVTETNKAIDIRNKHGQIIFESDKVISEKLEIENQYDRIDIRLPNNQEGKFHVYSKHGRIGSDFDLNIDKDNSEEIINQSIGNKSVSIDIKATNGDIRIDN, from the coding sequence ATGAAGGAAAAGAAAATCGGTATATTTACCTTGGCTGTATCTCTGATATTGCTAGGGGGTATATTTCTATTAAATAATTTCATTGATATCAATGTATATCATATTTTATCTATTGCTTGGCCAGTATTTATAATTTTACTTGGATTAGAGATCGTTTTTAGTAGAATCCTTTTTGGCAGTAAGGATGGGAGGATATCTATAAGTGGGAAAAGTGTATTTTTTATAATATTAATAGTTTGTATAACATGTTTTTTTTCAGTCTTTGATAGGTTTCCCTTATACATAGATATGGGGGGAGATTTTTTACCCATAGCATACAAGAATGAAACCACTGTAAATAAGGATATGACCATTGAGACAAAGGGCAAAAAGAAGTTAAAGATTATCAATGGATTTGGCGATGTTAATGTAAAAAAAGGTGATATAAAGGATATCAAAGTAGATATGATGGTAAGCATGAAACATAACTATGAAGAAGAAGAGGCTCAAAAGATAGCATCCAATATGCTAGAGGTTATAAATGATAGTGGAGACACTATAAAGATGATAAATAAGAGGGATAAGTATACCGCTAATAATGAAGTAAATAATTTAGAGGTAAATCTAGACATCACAATACCCTATGATATGGAGCTGGATATAACCAATAAATATGGAGAAATAATGGTGAATGATTGCTCTAACTTAGCTGTAATAAGTAATAAGCATGGGAATATCTTCATTGATACTATAAAGGGAGATGTAGATATAAAAAATTCCTATGGGGAAGTGGAAATAAAAAATATAGATGGAAATGTGAATGTAGAAAATAAACATGGAAAGGTATTTGCAAATAATGTAACAAAGGATATGGACATAGATGTTGAATACGGAAAAATTAAAGTGAATGAGATAGGTGGAAATGTTGAGATAACTAATGTTCATGAAACCATAGAGGCAGAAAAAATAGGTAAAAATCTAACTATTGAAAGCAGGTATTGTAGAATAGATATAGATGGGATAAAGGGGGATTTAAATATAAATGGAAAACATGGAAATATCCTAGGTAAAAAGATAGATGGTGGAGTAAAAGTAACTAATGAGTATGGGAGTATCAAGGTAACTGAGACAAATAAAGCCATAGATATTAGGAATAAACATGGTCAAATAATATTTGAAAGTGATAAAGTAATAAGTGAAAAATTAGAAATTGAGAACCAATATGATAGAATTGATATACGGTTACCTAATAATCAAGAAGGTAAATTCCATGTATATTCAAAGCATGGACGAATAGGTAGTGATTTTGATTTAAATATAGATAAGGATAATAGTGAAGAAATTATTAATCAAAGCATTGGGAACAAGAGTGTAAGTATAGATATTAAAGCTACTAACGGGGATATAAGAATAGATAATTAG
- a CDS encoding DUF4652 domain-containing protein yields MKKKLLIPILILVLLVTIYNVKEKQEKRTQIENIDNQIQALFTPTIKNTTFIIGDDKYILVMDNGKFHSSIVNGEEVDYFKALEGDTFIEFSVYKNEVKEENLIGSSWYGPRVRRDSLESDFYIDNSEEKNILLLLSRFNDVYYDYIYSLNEKEESDEKSGYANYDDGDIEYDKYGKPIKVGYIEYYNEISSKGLDLVFDTVFKMDPDGEKLDINISVINLQEEIKKPYMTKEKLKSEGKETTLYYHKEENHNMMEHNLGPMIIEYDGKLKPICLSCTSVPSISPDNKSIAYITPFEWEAIGELYIYDIKDEWNREVIKAEDIDDQDTVKVAKWLDDRYILTIIGLGYGTVSVGGDLYLYDTENRELKMIIDADSLDKALPEDRMEIMDFDILEDNITMKIVKHNKEFMEYTVEEKVLGKDEIKID; encoded by the coding sequence ATGAAGAAGAAATTGTTGATACCTATTTTGATTTTAGTTTTATTAGTTACAATATATAATGTAAAGGAAAAGCAAGAAAAAAGAACACAAATCGAAAACATAGACAATCAAATACAAGCGTTATTTACTCCAACAATTAAAAATACCACTTTCATTATTGGAGATGATAAATATATACTTGTAATGGATAATGGAAAATTTCACAGTTCTATAGTTAATGGTGAAGAAGTAGATTATTTTAAAGCATTAGAAGGGGATACATTTATAGAGTTCTCAGTTTATAAAAACGAAGTGAAGGAAGAAAATCTAATAGGCTCTAGCTGGTATGGGCCTAGGGTTAGAAGAGATTCTTTGGAAAGTGATTTTTATATAGATAATAGTGAAGAGAAGAATATATTATTGTTGCTTTCAAGATTTAATGATGTGTATTATGACTATATCTATAGCTTAAATGAAAAAGAAGAGTCCGATGAAAAAAGTGGATATGCTAACTATGATGATGGTGATATTGAATATGATAAGTACGGAAAGCCTATAAAAGTAGGATATATAGAATATTATAATGAAATTTCATCAAAGGGCTTGGATTTGGTATTTGATACGGTTTTTAAAATGGATCCAGATGGGGAAAAACTAGATATAAATATTTCTGTGATAAATCTTCAGGAAGAAATAAAAAAACCATATATGACCAAGGAAAAATTAAAATCTGAGGGTAAAGAGACAACACTTTATTATCATAAAGAAGAAAACCATAATATGATGGAACACAACCTTGGGCCAATGATTATTGAATATGATGGTAAATTAAAACCAATTTGTTTATCTTGTACCTCTGTGCCATCTATATCACCGGATAATAAAAGTATTGCCTATATAACTCCCTTTGAATGGGAAGCAATTGGGGAGCTATATATATATGATATAAAGGATGAATGGAATAGAGAGGTTATAAAAGCAGAAGATATAGATGATCAAGATACAGTAAAGGTAGCTAAATGGCTAGATGATAGATATATATTGACGATTATAGGACTTGGTTATGGTACGGTTAGTGTGGGAGGAGATTTGTATTTATATGATACCGAAAATAGAGAGCTAAAGATGATTATCGATGCTGATAGCTTAGATAAAGCATTGCCTGAGGATCGTATGGAGATCATGGATTTTGATATCTTAGAAGACAATATTACTATGAAAATAGTTAAGCATAACAAAGAGTTTATGGAATACACCGTTGAAGAGAAAGTCCTAGGAAAGGATGAAATAAAAATAGACTAA
- a CDS encoding undecaprenyldiphospho-muramoylpentapeptide beta-N-acetylglucosaminyltransferase, with translation MKRIVMTGGGTAGHVTPNIALIPRLKKMGYDVHYIGTKKGIERKLIEKEGIPYHIVNAGKLRRYLDLKNITDTLRISQGFIQSLSIIRKLKPSVVFSKGGFVSSPVVWAAWMNRIPIVIHESDYTPGLANKISIPFAQKLCYTFPETERYIPKEKGVLTGIPVRESLFAGDKRKGIEICRFSNEKPIILVIGGSLGSEVINKSIRANLEVILKNFQICHICGKGNVDKNYKDIKGYKQFEYVSKELPHLFDMADLIISRAGATVLYEILALRKPNILIPLSKKASRGDQILNAASFEKQGLSYVIMEEELDDKSILEGIEKAYKNRRDYVNAMNSNKAGNGIDEVLKVITKCSK, from the coding sequence ATGAAACGTATAGTGATGACAGGTGGAGGTACAGCAGGACATGTTACCCCAAATATTGCACTCATTCCTAGACTGAAGAAAATGGGATATGATGTTCATTATATAGGAACTAAAAAGGGCATAGAAAGAAAGCTTATAGAAAAAGAAGGAATACCCTATCATATTGTTAATGCAGGAAAGCTTAGAAGATATTTAGACTTAAAGAACATAACCGATACATTAAGAATTTCTCAAGGATTTATACAATCTTTATCAATAATTAGAAAATTGAAGCCAAGTGTTGTATTTAGCAAAGGAGGCTTTGTATCATCTCCTGTTGTTTGGGCAGCTTGGATGAATAGGATTCCAATAGTGATTCATGAATCAGACTATACTCCAGGATTAGCAAATAAGATATCCATTCCCTTTGCTCAAAAGCTTTGCTATACCTTTCCGGAAACAGAAAGATATATTCCAAAGGAAAAGGGTGTTTTAACGGGTATTCCTGTCCGTGAAAGCCTATTTGCAGGGGATAAGAGAAAGGGTATAGAAATTTGCAGATTCAGTAATGAAAAGCCTATTATTCTTGTTATAGGTGGAAGTTTAGGTTCAGAAGTTATAAATAAAAGCATCAGGGCAAATCTTGAAGTAATACTTAAAAATTTTCAGATCTGTCATATATGTGGGAAGGGAAATGTAGATAAAAATTACAAGGATATAAAGGGTTATAAACAATTTGAATATGTTAGTAAGGAGCTTCCCCATTTATTTGATATGGCCGACTTAATAATTTCTAGGGCAGGAGCAACGGTTCTTTATGAAATATTGGCCCTTAGAAAGCCTAATATATTGATACCCTTATCAAAAAAAGCTAGCCGAGGGGATCAAATATTAAATGCTGCCTCCTTTGAAAAACAAGGTCTAAGCTATGTTATTATGGAGGAAGAACTAGATGATAAATCAATTTTAGAAGGTATAGAAAAGGCATATAAAAATAGAAGAGATTATGTAAATGCTATGAATTCAAATAAAGCTGGAAACGGCATAGATGAAGTATTAAAGGTTATAACTAAATGTAGTAAATAG
- a CDS encoding zf-HC2 domain-containing protein: MECEEVIGKLDAYLENRLNDIETHRLEKHLERCIECQKEYEQLKEIFDILSGHPTILPPEDFTVKVMNAIQPTIKQNRISPMIMKKWGISFVAAGLLVFVLNTSLGYNIQDISSSMYKEPFSVKSQISNYVKKIPKGFINNYKKLEIKLFENNK, translated from the coding sequence GTGGAATGTGAAGAAGTCATAGGAAAGCTTGATGCATACCTTGAAAATCGATTAAATGATATTGAAACCCATAGGTTAGAAAAACATCTGGAAAGGTGCATAGAGTGTCAAAAAGAGTATGAACAGCTCAAGGAGATATTTGATATTCTTTCTGGCCACCCTACCATATTACCTCCAGAGGACTTTACAGTTAAAGTAATGAATGCAATACAGCCTACAATAAAACAGAATAGGATAAGTCCTATGATAATGAAAAAATGGGGTATAAGCTTTGTTGCAGCCGGATTATTGGTTTTTGTACTGAATACTTCACTGGGCTATAATATTCAAGATATCTCAAGTTCCATGTATAAGGAGCCCTTTTCTGTAAAAAGTCAAATATCAAACTATGTAAAGAAAATACCTAAAGGTTTTATCAATAATTACAAAAAATTAGAAATAAAGCTTTTTGAAAATAATAAATGA
- a CDS encoding sigma-70 family RNA polymerase sigma factor gives MNENDIIIEVQKGKTENFSMLVDMYKNKVFALAYKFTNDYNEAQDLSQEIFIKVFKHIHGFRFECSFSTWIYKIATNKCIDYRRKNKIGALSFNEEYNNKITLDNESKSVDKSPEEIIITDEGHREVHKIIHDLPDIYKTVVVMYHINESSYKEIAQTLDIPEKTVETRLYRARRLLKERLIKANMGGEIGWNVKKS, from the coding sequence GTGAATGAAAATGACATAATAATAGAGGTACAGAAGGGGAAAACCGAGAACTTTAGTATGTTAGTAGACATGTACAAAAATAAGGTTTTTGCTTTAGCCTATAAATTTACTAATGATTACAATGAAGCACAGGATCTATCCCAAGAAATTTTTATAAAAGTATTTAAACATATACATGGGTTTAGGTTTGAATGCAGCTTTTCTACTTGGATATATAAAATTGCCACCAATAAGTGTATAGACTATAGGAGAAAGAATAAAATTGGGGCTTTAAGTTTTAATGAAGAATACAATAATAAAATAACATTGGATAATGAATCAAAATCAGTTGATAAGTCACCGGAGGAGATAATCATAACTGATGAGGGACATAGGGAAGTGCATAAAATTATACATGATCTGCCGGATATATATAAAACAGTAGTAGTAATGTATCATATTAATGAATCATCCTATAAAGAGATAGCCCAGACACTGGATATTCCAGAAAAGACAGTTGAAACTAGGTTATATAGGGCTAGACGATTATTAAAGGAAAGGCTTATTAAAGCAAATATGGGAGGTGAGATAGGGTGGAATGTGAAGAAGTCATAG
- a CDS encoding phosphatase PAP2 family protein encodes MNNVIITMDKFIIEFVQNHIHNPFLDKIMPVITSLGNVGLIWILISIIMLTNKKYGKAGKLAIYSLIISAVLGELILKNVICRPRPFMEIENISILIPRPTSYSFPSGHTASSFGAIAAFLKTIDSKIIIIPLVLLGLLIAFSRLYLLVHYPSDILGGIVLGLISAKIASKYLVFKRKNRGVGI; translated from the coding sequence ATGAACAATGTTATTATAACCATGGATAAATTTATCATAGAATTTGTTCAAAATCATATTCATAATCCTTTTTTAGATAAGATCATGCCCGTTATTACTTCCCTAGGGAATGTGGGATTAATATGGATTTTGATTTCTATAATTATGCTAACTAATAAGAAATACGGAAAAGCAGGGAAACTAGCCATATATTCCCTAATTATAAGTGCAGTTTTAGGTGAATTGATCTTGAAGAATGTCATATGTAGACCAAGACCCTTTATGGAAATTGAAAATATTAGTATATTGATTCCTAGGCCTACATCATACTCCTTTCCATCTGGGCATACGGCTTCTTCCTTTGGGGCAATAGCAGCATTTTTAAAGACCATTGATAGCAAGATAATTATAATTCCCTTGGTATTATTGGGACTATTAATAGCTTTTTCTAGATTATACTTATTGGTACATTATCCTTCAGATATACTAGGGGGAATTGTGCTTGGATTAATATCCGCTAAGATAGCCAGTAAATACCTTGTATTTAAAAGGAAAAATAGGGGTGTAGGCATATAG